From the genome of Cognaticolwellia beringensis, one region includes:
- a CDS encoding ATP-binding cassette domain-containing protein, with protein MIIATDLSLARGAKYLIKSSSFTIHPNHKVGLVGANGCGKSSLFASLLGALPADLGNLSMPSSWKIATVKQETPALDRSALDYVMDGDVEFRELEAKLEQARANDNGTLEATIINQIDTVHGYSLPARAGELLHGLGFTQEQLANPVKSFSGGWRMRLNLAQALISRADLLLLDEPTNHLDLDAVIWLQRWLKRFTGTLVLISHDRDFLDDVIGQILHIEHQTAKLYSGNYSAFERQRAEHLAQQDAQYQKQQKEVAHLTSFVDRFRAKASKAKQAQSRLKRLQKLPDLAPAHVDSQFTFSFEQPDTLPYPLLALTESQCGYSNEAIILNDVGMTLVPGSRIGLLGRNGAGKSTLIKSLAGDLALLQGERYCAQDLRVGYFSQHQLEQLHLPSSAIEHITRAKPDITELQARSFLGRFGFSGDQALDKVGIMSGGEKARLVLALIVLEKPQLLLLDEPTNHLDLEMRQALVLALQDFDGAIILIAHDRYLLESCVDEFYIVANGQVTDFDGDIDDYQQWLNDDKKQSVKANKVVSEPQVDKKQQRKEQAELRKKASPLRKQADKFEKLVQQNQDELTEVEAQLADSEVYQAEHKAKLTELLKRQAKLTQDLESHEMQWLDLEEQIEEIMSQAL; from the coding sequence ATGATCATAGCCACAGATTTAAGTTTAGCCCGAGGCGCAAAATACCTCATAAAATCATCAAGTTTTACCATACATCCAAATCATAAAGTTGGACTTGTTGGGGCAAATGGCTGTGGAAAATCTTCTTTATTCGCGAGCTTATTGGGCGCACTACCCGCCGATTTAGGCAATCTTTCAATGCCAAGCAGTTGGAAAATTGCCACCGTTAAGCAGGAAACGCCAGCGTTAGACCGTTCAGCGCTAGACTATGTTATGGATGGCGATGTTGAATTTCGGGAGCTAGAAGCGAAGTTAGAACAAGCGCGCGCGAACGACAATGGCACACTTGAAGCGACTATTATCAACCAAATTGATACAGTTCATGGCTACAGTTTACCTGCCCGAGCCGGTGAGTTGTTGCACGGTTTAGGTTTTACACAAGAGCAACTCGCCAATCCGGTTAAATCATTTTCTGGTGGTTGGAGAATGCGTTTGAACTTAGCGCAAGCCTTGATCAGTCGTGCCGATTTATTACTACTTGATGAACCCACCAACCATTTAGATTTAGATGCCGTTATTTGGCTACAACGTTGGTTAAAAAGATTCACAGGTACTTTAGTACTTATTTCCCATGACCGTGATTTTCTAGATGATGTTATCGGCCAAATTTTGCATATTGAGCATCAAACGGCAAAATTATATTCGGGTAACTATAGTGCCTTTGAACGACAACGTGCTGAACATCTTGCCCAGCAAGATGCTCAATATCAAAAACAACAAAAAGAAGTCGCTCATTTAACTTCTTTTGTTGACCGTTTTCGCGCGAAAGCCAGTAAAGCTAAACAAGCGCAAAGTCGCTTAAAACGCCTGCAAAAATTACCTGACTTAGCGCCGGCACATGTTGATAGCCAATTTACATTCAGCTTTGAACAGCCCGACACCCTGCCTTATCCACTGTTAGCATTAACCGAAAGCCAATGTGGTTACAGTAATGAAGCTATAATTTTAAATGATGTTGGCATGACCTTAGTACCCGGTAGTCGGATCGGGTTATTGGGGCGTAATGGTGCAGGTAAATCCACATTAATAAAATCGCTTGCGGGCGATTTAGCATTACTTCAAGGTGAGCGTTATTGCGCCCAAGACTTGCGCGTAGGCTATTTCTCTCAGCATCAGCTTGAGCAACTGCATTTACCCAGTAGTGCCATTGAACATATTACCCGTGCGAAACCCGATATAACGGAGTTACAAGCACGGTCATTTTTAGGGCGCTTTGGTTTTAGTGGTGATCAAGCTTTAGACAAAGTCGGCATTATGTCGGGTGGCGAAAAGGCGCGCTTAGTATTAGCGTTAATTGTGCTAGAAAAACCACAACTGTTATTGTTAGATGAACCCACTAACCATCTCGACTTAGAAATGCGCCAAGCGCTAGTACTGGCTTTACAGGACTTTGACGGCGCGATTATTCTCATTGCCCATGATCGATATTTATTAGAGTCATGTGTTGATGAATTTTATATTGTCGCTAACGGCCAAGTAACCGATTTTGATGGTGACATTGATGATTATCAACAATGGTTGAACGACGATAAAAAGCAATCTGTAAAAGCGAACAAAGTCGTTAGCGAGCCACAAGTCGATAAAAAACAGCAACGCAAAGAGCAGGCAGAGTTACGTAAAAAAGCATCGCCACTGCGTAAACAAGCCGATAAATTTGAAAAACTTGTACAGCAAAATCAAGACGAGTTAACTGAAGTTGAAGCACAACTGGCAGACAGTGAGGTTTATCAGGCTGAGCATAAAGCTAAACTTACCGAATTATTAAAACGACAAGCAAAGCTTACGCAAGATTTAGAGTCACATGAAATGCAATGGCTTGACCTTGAAGAACAAATTGAAGAGATAATGTCACAAGCTTTATAA
- a CDS encoding YheV family putative zinc ribbon protein gives MKKRFIAGATCPKCKEIDTMGLTKENGIETVTCVSCGHQMSQPEEHVVQEVRPNEQVIGIFKQD, from the coding sequence GTGAAAAAACGATTTATAGCAGGCGCAACCTGTCCAAAATGTAAGGAAATCGACACCATGGGGCTAACGAAAGAAAACGGTATTGAAACAGTTACCTGTGTAAGTTGTGGCCACCAAATGTCGCAACCTGAAGAGCATGTTGTGCAAGAAGTAAGACCAAACGAACAAGTTATTGGTATTTTTAAACAAGATTAA
- a CDS encoding methyltransferase family protein, with protein MTSIDNTSAIIEFTRLYLAVFYSAVALFYTIKIITTKKNINTELIFLGERYCPNWWNHMTFRIFRVAIWMVCLVRLFVPGLDDYLGLIASLENAPVLILGNVLLTFGFLMTIAIHFSMSEKWRSGIDPIGPKKLITDGFFRYSRNPIFVSVGLSQIGFFLALPSVFTLVCLVIGLYTLYKQTIAEEAHLAAVFPSEYKHYTTNVRRWL; from the coding sequence ATGACTTCTATCGACAATACTTCTGCAATAATTGAATTCACCCGCTTATATTTGGCTGTTTTTTATTCCGCTGTTGCCCTGTTTTATACCATTAAAATTATTACGACAAAAAAGAACATCAATACTGAATTAATATTCCTCGGCGAGCGCTACTGCCCTAACTGGTGGAATCACATGACATTTAGGATATTTAGAGTCGCTATTTGGATGGTTTGTTTGGTGAGACTATTTGTGCCTGGGCTTGATGATTACTTGGGATTAATAGCCAGCTTAGAGAATGCGCCAGTGCTTATTTTAGGTAATGTATTGTTAACTTTTGGCTTTTTAATGACCATTGCTATTCACTTTAGCATGAGCGAAAAATGGCGTTCTGGTATTGATCCTATAGGGCCTAAAAAGTTAATTACTGATGGTTTCTTTAGATATTCTCGTAACCCTATATTTGTCAGCGTAGGTCTTTCTCAAATAGGTTTTTTCTTGGCATTACCTTCCGTTTTCACTTTGGTTTGCCTCGTTATTGGTTTATATACCTTATACAAACAAACGATTGCTGAAGAAGCTCATTTAGCAGCAGTATTTCCAAGTGAATATAAACACTACACCACTAACGTTCGTCGCTGGTTATAA
- a CDS encoding Replicative DNA helicase has product MNTKIYKQVLFFADHLMAAAQEQDQSKFDGFYAELKRLCEENENTDKDHPVQWETLADFTDDLPLAITIYEQALLKAEAINDKDFRSSISYSIATMKIELDDKAGAIESLEKAKISCNKISDKELKAEIHDLLEELKLS; this is encoded by the coding sequence ATGAACACCAAAATATACAAGCAAGTGCTTTTTTTCGCTGATCACTTAATGGCAGCAGCTCAAGAGCAAGACCAATCTAAATTCGATGGTTTTTATGCTGAGCTAAAACGACTCTGCGAAGAGAATGAAAACACCGATAAAGACCACCCTGTACAGTGGGAAACACTTGCTGACTTTACTGATGATTTACCCTTAGCGATTACTATTTATGAACAAGCTTTATTAAAAGCTGAAGCAATTAACGACAAAGACTTCCGTTCGTCTATTAGTTATTCTATCGCGACAATGAAAATAGAGTTAGATGATAAAGCAGGCGCTATTGAGTCTTTAGAAAAAGCTAAAATAAGCTGTAATAAAATTTCGGATAAAGAATTAAAAGCGGAAATTCATGACTTATTGGAAGAGTTAAAGCTTTCGTAA
- a CDS encoding SlyX family protein, whose product MKSVNELTKAIETLETRNAFQDDLIEQLNNEITVHQSQLAELKLQVALIANRIKDNTPDHEGKEEIEPPPPHY is encoded by the coding sequence GTGAAATCAGTAAACGAATTAACCAAAGCAATTGAAACGCTTGAAACACGCAACGCATTTCAAGATGATCTCATCGAACAGCTAAACAATGAAATAACAGTGCATCAAAGTCAGCTTGCAGAACTAAAACTTCAAGTAGCCTTAATCGCTAATAGAATTAAAGATAACACTCCAGATCACGAAGGCAAAGAAGAGATAGAGCCACCACCACCGCACTATTAA
- a CDS encoding WD40 repeat domain-containing protein, which produces MLNCNLTFLKAKLLFLLLLLTACQPLGQAPEQRWQHAVEGAYAANISNDAKFSVVSSIHHGISLWDLDNNALKYNWSQQQNSADNLVLVADIADNNSHAIIANRHDFSLWNIENGQSEGFWSITESTIRDVAVSNNGDYLLVGQSNGKVVHITIANGRRLEFLGHQEKINAVDMLPNGRIALSGSNDFVAYVWDTVSGQVIYRFNHPSRVTMVALDPKGRYAFTADSKKAANIWDLKTGKLISKLKYFNRQEVFSAVQFSPDGTQLLTGAPSRKVSIWDIATGERLTSWRVLPRDDIRPAGAVVYSVAFRDNNQVITESSSGYAELWQVNKQ; this is translated from the coding sequence TTGTTGAACTGTAACTTAACATTTCTTAAAGCCAAGCTTCTGTTTTTATTGCTGTTGCTGACGGCTTGTCAGCCTTTGGGCCAAGCGCCAGAGCAAAGATGGCAGCATGCGGTTGAGGGAGCTTACGCTGCCAATATATCTAATGATGCTAAATTTAGTGTCGTTTCATCGATTCATCACGGCATTAGTTTGTGGGATTTAGACAATAACGCCCTGAAATATAATTGGTCGCAACAGCAAAATAGCGCAGACAACTTAGTATTGGTAGCCGATATTGCCGATAATAATAGCCATGCAATAATCGCTAATCGCCATGACTTTTCATTATGGAATATAGAAAATGGTCAGTCAGAAGGTTTTTGGTCAATAACGGAATCTACTATTCGCGATGTAGCCGTATCAAATAATGGTGACTACCTGCTAGTTGGGCAAAGTAACGGTAAAGTAGTTCACATTACTATTGCCAACGGTCGACGTTTAGAGTTTTTGGGGCACCAAGAAAAAATTAATGCTGTTGATATGTTACCCAATGGCCGAATTGCACTTTCTGGCTCTAATGATTTTGTTGCTTATGTGTGGGATACCGTTTCAGGACAAGTGATTTATCGTTTTAATCACCCTAGCCGAGTCACTATGGTGGCACTTGACCCCAAAGGCCGCTACGCCTTTACCGCAGACAGCAAAAAGGCGGCTAATATTTGGGATTTAAAAACCGGTAAGTTAATTTCCAAGTTAAAATACTTTAATCGCCAAGAAGTTTTTAGTGCCGTGCAATTTTCTCCTGACGGCACTCAGCTATTAACAGGCGCGCCTTCACGTAAGGTGAGCATATGGGATATTGCGACTGGTGAGCGTTTGACTAGCTGGAGAGTTTTGCCACGCGATGATATTAGACCTGCGGGAGCAGTTGTTTATAGTGTCGCTTTTAGGGATAATAACCAAGTAATCACTGAAAGCTCTTCAGGATACGCCGAATTATGGCAGGTAAATAAACAGTGA
- a CDS encoding FKBP-type peptidyl-prolyl cis-trans isomerase: protein MRFFKPTLVAIALLSVMGCQEPVKQEEQAAALDTEIQKQAYGLGASIGMYMERNLEEHDKLGLTLDKSLIIRGFTDSMDGKSQIEQEDIQALLMNLDQAMKAKQAEQASASSEASLAEGQAFLAENAKKEGVQVTESGIQYEILTEAEGEKPAATDTVKVHYHGTFLNGETFDSSYDRGEPAVFPLNRVISGWTEGVQLMSVGSKFKFTIPADLAYGPNGNPPRIPGNSVLQFDIELLEIQKPEAAAQVGDK from the coding sequence ATGAGATTTTTTAAACCAACGCTAGTGGCTATTGCTTTATTATCAGTAATGGGTTGTCAAGAACCAGTTAAGCAAGAAGAGCAAGCCGCTGCGCTTGATACAGAAATACAAAAGCAAGCCTATGGTTTAGGTGCTTCAATTGGCATGTACATGGAGCGTAACTTAGAAGAGCACGACAAATTGGGCTTAACTTTAGATAAGTCACTTATCATTCGTGGCTTTACTGACAGCATGGACGGCAAGTCTCAAATTGAGCAAGAAGACATTCAAGCGTTGTTGATGAACCTAGATCAAGCAATGAAAGCAAAACAAGCCGAACAAGCAAGCGCAAGTTCAGAAGCAAGCTTAGCTGAAGGTCAGGCTTTCTTAGCAGAAAATGCTAAAAAAGAAGGCGTTCAAGTGACTGAATCTGGTATTCAATACGAAATTCTAACTGAAGCTGAAGGTGAGAAGCCTGCTGCTACTGATACCGTTAAAGTTCACTACCACGGCACATTCCTTAATGGCGAGACTTTTGATAGTTCATACGACCGTGGTGAACCAGCAGTGTTCCCACTTAACCGTGTAATTTCAGGTTGGACCGAAGGCGTACAGCTAATGTCGGTAGGTTCTAAGTTCAAATTTACTATTCCTGCAGATCTAGCTTACGGACCAAATGGTAACCCACCACGCATTCCGGGTAACTCAGTACTACAGTTTGATATTGAATTATTAGAAATTCAAAAACCTGAAGCTGCGGCACAAGTTGGCGATAAGTAG
- a CDS encoding DUF4112 domain-containing protein, which yields MNDLDQAPKTLLKAQQLANLADAKIRIPILGIRLGLDFIIGLIPVLGDLVMVGLSLSIVGMAKTMHVPKALRMIMLRNIALDFLLGIIPFFGDVVDLFYKSNLKNVRIMEEWWLSKQSQ from the coding sequence ATGAACGACTTAGATCAAGCCCCTAAGACATTATTAAAAGCACAGCAATTAGCGAATTTAGCCGACGCTAAAATACGTATTCCAATATTGGGTATTCGACTAGGCTTAGACTTTATCATTGGCCTTATCCCTGTGTTGGGTGACCTTGTAATGGTGGGTTTATCGCTCAGTATTGTTGGTATGGCGAAGACTATGCATGTACCAAAAGCCCTTAGGATGATCATGCTAAGAAATATTGCGCTGGATTTTTTGTTAGGCATAATTCCTTTTTTTGGCGATGTGGTTGATTTGTTTTATAAATCTAATCTGAAAAATGTACGCATTATGGAAGAGTGGTGGTTAAGTAAGCAGTCTCAATAA
- the hemE gene encoding uroporphyrinogen decarboxylase, with translation MTELKNDTYLRALLRQPVDYTPVWMMRQAGRYLPEYREVRKGAGDFMSVCRDADLACEVTIQPLRRFPLDAAILFSDILTIPDAMGLGLYFETGEGPKFERPITCKADIDKIGIPDPEGELQYVMNAVRTIKKTLNGDVPLIGFSGSPWTLATYMIEGGSSKAFTKIKKMMFAEPQTLHLLLDKLADSVILYLNAQIAAGAQSVMVFDTWGGVLSPRDYKEFSLQYMAKIVDGLTRHNDGRKVPVTLFTKNAGMWLEDIAATGCDAVGLDWTIDIENAKARIGDKVALQGNMDPSMLYAPLPRIEQEVSKILSGFGEGGTGHVFNLGHGIHPDVNPDHAGHFIESVHRLSKPYHL, from the coding sequence ATGACTGAATTAAAGAACGATACGTATTTACGTGCGCTATTGCGCCAGCCTGTTGATTACACACCTGTTTGGATGATGCGCCAAGCTGGTCGTTATTTGCCTGAGTATCGTGAAGTGCGAAAAGGTGCTGGCGATTTTATGTCGGTTTGCCGTGACGCAGATTTAGCTTGTGAAGTCACTATTCAGCCATTACGCCGTTTTCCACTAGATGCTGCCATTTTATTTAGTGATATTTTAACGATTCCTGATGCTATGGGCTTAGGTCTGTATTTTGAAACCGGGGAAGGTCCTAAGTTTGAACGTCCAATAACGTGTAAAGCTGATATTGATAAAATTGGTATTCCAGATCCTGAAGGCGAATTGCAATATGTTATGAATGCAGTGCGTACTATAAAGAAAACGCTGAACGGCGATGTACCGTTAATTGGCTTCTCTGGTAGCCCTTGGACTTTAGCCACTTATATGATCGAAGGTGGTAGTTCAAAAGCTTTTACGAAGATCAAAAAAATGATGTTTGCAGAGCCACAAACTTTGCACTTGTTGTTAGATAAGTTAGCCGACTCGGTAATTTTATATTTAAATGCCCAAATTGCCGCTGGCGCTCAATCGGTAATGGTATTTGATACTTGGGGTGGTGTTTTGTCACCTCGCGATTATAAAGAGTTTTCTTTGCAGTATATGGCTAAAATTGTTGATGGCTTAACTCGCCATAACGATGGTCGTAAAGTGCCAGTAACATTATTCACTAAAAATGCTGGCATGTGGTTAGAAGATATCGCGGCTACAGGTTGTGATGCTGTAGGTCTTGATTGGACAATCGATATTGAAAATGCCAAAGCACGTATTGGTGATAAAGTTGCTTTGCAGGGCAATATGGACCCGTCAATGTTATACGCACCATTGCCACGTATTGAACAAGAAGTATCGAAAATACTATCAGGCTTTGGTGAAGGCGGTACAGGGCATGTATTTAACTTAGGCCACGGTATACATCCTGATGTTAACCCTGATCATGCCGGACACTTTATTGAGTCTGTGCATCGTTTGAGTAAGCCATATCATTTATAA
- a CDS encoding SixA phosphatase family protein: MKYSLLVALCFFVLPTLAEDSFSIYLVRHAEKQAVKDDPKLTRCGKLRAKQIASMLEHTNIKHVYSTPYQRTMSTAAPFAKQQKLAIKQYSPANLNQFAQQLLRQKENTLVVGHSNTTPQLSALLSELDVEDITEKQYRNLYQIHVSNSGKTLTLFTLPLTCR, translated from the coding sequence ATGAAATATAGTTTACTAGTAGCACTGTGTTTTTTTGTTTTACCGACACTTGCTGAAGATAGTTTTAGTATTTACTTAGTTCGCCATGCAGAAAAGCAAGCGGTCAAAGACGATCCTAAACTTACACGCTGTGGTAAATTAAGAGCAAAACAAATCGCCAGTATGCTTGAACACACAAACATAAAGCATGTGTACAGCACGCCCTATCAACGAACTATGTCGACTGCCGCTCCCTTTGCTAAACAACAAAAACTGGCAATAAAGCAATATTCGCCCGCAAATCTTAACCAGTTTGCACAACAGTTACTCAGACAAAAAGAAAACACTTTAGTGGTGGGTCACAGCAACACAACACCACAATTATCGGCATTACTCAGTGAGTTAGATGTTGAAGATATAACAGAAAAACAATACCGAAACCTGTATCAAATTCACGTTAGTAACAGCGGAAAAACCTTAACGTTATTCACCTTGCCGCTAACTTGTCGGTAA
- the sthA gene encoding Si-specific NAD(P)(+) transhydrogenase, which produces MSKQAKAETKKSKSSTKSYDFDAIIIGTGPGGEGAAMNLAKRDKRVAIIERYHHVGGGCTHWGTIPSKALRQSVSRLIEYNSNPLFNAGQNAKQLTFQDILSHASAVIRKQVNLRSGFYNRNQVEHYYGEASFVDANTIEVLRTDGTIDTITAKQIVIATGSRPYHPDDVDFSHPRVYDSDSILSLEHSPRQIIIYGAGVIGSEYACIFRGLGVKVDLINTRDRLLSFLDDEMSDSLSYHLWNNGVVIRHGEQIERVETNEDSVIVHLESGKKMRADCLLFANGRTGNTADLKLENAGLKADGRGQLKVSDSYQTDVEGIFAVGDVIGYPSLASAAFDQGRICASAMLDGDGKAKLTVDIPTGIYTIPEISSVGKTEQELTEAKIPYEVGRAQFKHLARAQISNNLVGSLKILFHRESKEILGIHCFGENAAEIIHIGQAIMQQKNGGNTIEYFVETTFNYPTMAEAFRVAALNGLNRLF; this is translated from the coding sequence TTGAGTAAACAAGCAAAAGCTGAGACGAAGAAAAGCAAAAGTTCGACTAAAAGCTATGATTTCGACGCCATTATAATCGGCACAGGGCCTGGTGGCGAAGGCGCGGCCATGAACTTAGCCAAACGAGATAAGCGTGTTGCTATTATTGAACGCTACCATCATGTTGGCGGAGGTTGTACGCACTGGGGCACTATTCCATCAAAAGCATTGCGCCAATCAGTTAGCCGACTTATCGAATACAACTCCAACCCGCTATTTAATGCCGGTCAAAATGCTAAACAACTCACCTTTCAAGATATTTTAAGTCACGCATCTGCGGTTATTCGTAAACAAGTCAATTTGCGTAGCGGCTTTTATAATCGCAACCAAGTTGAGCATTATTACGGTGAAGCTTCGTTTGTTGACGCAAACACCATTGAAGTACTTCGCACTGACGGTACAATCGATACGATTACCGCCAAACAAATAGTTATTGCCACTGGCTCTCGCCCTTATCACCCAGACGATGTTGATTTCTCGCACCCAAGAGTTTATGACTCCGACAGTATTTTATCGCTTGAGCATTCTCCACGCCAAATCATTATCTATGGTGCGGGTGTTATTGGTAGTGAATACGCCTGTATTTTTCGCGGTTTAGGGGTCAAAGTAGATTTGATCAATACCCGTGATCGATTGTTATCATTTTTAGATGATGAAATGTCAGACTCATTAAGTTATCACTTGTGGAACAACGGCGTTGTTATTCGCCACGGTGAGCAAATTGAACGCGTAGAGACAAATGAAGATTCAGTAATAGTGCATTTAGAGTCAGGTAAAAAAATGCGCGCTGACTGTTTATTATTTGCCAATGGACGTACCGGTAACACCGCCGATTTAAAACTTGAAAATGCCGGTCTGAAAGCAGATGGACGTGGACAACTAAAAGTTAGCGACTCATACCAAACTGACGTAGAAGGTATTTTTGCAGTGGGTGACGTTATTGGTTATCCAAGCTTAGCCAGTGCCGCGTTTGATCAAGGCAGAATTTGCGCCAGCGCAATGTTAGATGGCGATGGTAAAGCTAAACTTACGGTTGATATTCCTACCGGTATTTATACTATTCCAGAAATCAGCTCTGTCGGTAAAACCGAGCAAGAGCTAACAGAAGCAAAAATACCGTATGAAGTGGGCCGCGCTCAGTTTAAGCATTTAGCCCGAGCACAAATATCTAATAATTTAGTCGGCTCTTTAAAAATTCTCTTTCACCGTGAAAGCAAAGAAATATTAGGTATTCATTGTTTTGGTGAAAATGCGGCAGAGATCATTCATATCGGTCAAGCCATTATGCAGCAAAAAAATGGTGGCAATACCATTGAATACTTTGTGGAAACTACCTTTAACTATCCAACAATGGCAGAAGCTTTTAGGGTAGCAGCATTAAACGGGCTAAATAGACTGTTTTAA
- a CDS encoding fatty acid desaturase, producing MKKPPIIWLNVFVFSITFLFAAIAVPYRAFTHGFDATEITAAIICFIYCGMSITAGYHRLWSHRTYQAHWSLRLIYALGGAFALQNSALHWSSDHRIHHKHVDKNHVDPYSAKMGFWHSHIGWMLRDHQPAKYNDYNNVRDLQKDAIVVWQHKHYLLLTILMNFGVPILFGLWHGDMINSLLLLGFLRLVLSHHTTFFINSLAHIWGKQTYTDKNTARDNGVLAFFTFGEGYHNYHHIFENDYRNGIRWWHFDPTKWLIKGCEHLKLTSKLRVTPEVKIEKARLSMILLRSQQKLAAHPDAEQLLERLQHEYDELIHKINEFYAVRKALIATKRDQLMADVENSEVMAQYQEIKRRLAEQQRSWQNMVEKLA from the coding sequence ATGAAAAAACCACCTATTATTTGGTTAAATGTATTTGTATTTAGCATTACCTTTTTATTTGCTGCAATCGCAGTGCCTTACCGTGCGTTTACTCATGGCTTTGATGCCACAGAAATCACCGCTGCTATTATTTGCTTTATCTATTGTGGCATGTCAATCACAGCGGGTTATCACCGCCTTTGGTCCCATAGAACTTATCAAGCCCATTGGTCTTTAAGATTAATTTACGCGTTAGGTGGTGCATTTGCCCTACAAAATAGCGCCTTACATTGGTCTTCAGACCATCGCATTCATCACAAACATGTTGATAAAAACCATGTTGACCCTTATTCGGCAAAAATGGGTTTTTGGCACTCACACATAGGTTGGATGCTAAGAGATCACCAACCTGCGAAATATAATGACTACAACAACGTTCGCGATTTGCAAAAAGACGCTATTGTTGTTTGGCAGCATAAACATTATTTATTACTGACCATATTAATGAACTTCGGCGTGCCCATTTTATTCGGCTTATGGCACGGTGATATGATCAACAGCTTGTTGTTACTTGGCTTTTTGCGTTTAGTGCTAAGTCACCACACCACATTTTTTATCAACTCGTTAGCACATATCTGGGGCAAGCAAACCTACACAGATAAAAATACCGCACGCGATAATGGCGTTTTAGCCTTTTTTACGTTTGGTGAAGGCTACCATAACTACCATCATATATTTGAAAACGACTATCGTAATGGTATTCGTTGGTGGCATTTTGACCCAACAAAATGGCTAATTAAGGGTTGCGAGCATTTAAAGCTAACCTCGAAATTACGCGTAACACCTGAAGTTAAAATAGAAAAAGCGCGTTTATCGATGATCTTGTTACGTAGTCAGCAAAAGCTAGCAGCCCACCCTGACGCTGAGCAATTATTAGAAAGATTGCAGCATGAATACGATGAACTTATCCATAAGATCAACGAGTTTTACGCTGTGCGTAAAGCATTAATTGCCACTAAGCGTGATCAATTAATGGCAGATGTCGAAAATTCAGAAGTCATGGCACAATACCAAGAAATTAAGCGAAGATTAGCTGAACAACAGCGAAGCTGGCAGAATATGGTAGAAAAACTAGCATAA
- the fabR gene encoding HTH-type transcriptional repressor FabR, which translates to MSGIRALQKEKTRRQLIDAALGQLSSERSFSSLSLREVAKEAGLAPTSFYRHFSDMDELGLTLVDEAGLTLRQLMRQARQRIEKGGSVIQISVRTFMEFIESNGNIFRLLLRERSGTSPAFRAAVNREIRYFTLELCDYLQQANKLDAEIAYLQANAAVTIVFSAGSDALDYDKKDLAQLAQRTIKQLRFIARGAFEFSGRNENRNEVRSNKTKGVTK; encoded by the coding sequence ATGAGCGGTATTCGAGCACTTCAAAAAGAAAAAACGCGTCGTCAATTAATTGATGCAGCTTTAGGGCAACTGAGTAGTGAGCGCAGTTTTTCTAGCCTTAGTTTACGTGAAGTCGCCAAAGAAGCAGGTTTAGCGCCGACTTCTTTTTATCGCCATTTTTCAGATATGGACGAATTGGGCTTAACTTTAGTTGATGAAGCGGGTTTAACCTTACGCCAGTTAATGCGACAAGCTAGGCAGCGCATTGAAAAAGGTGGCTCTGTTATCCAAATTTCTGTCCGTACTTTTATGGAGTTTATTGAAAGTAACGGCAACATATTTCGCCTGTTATTACGAGAACGTTCAGGCACTTCGCCAGCGTTTCGTGCGGCGGTTAATCGCGAAATTCGTTATTTTACCTTAGAGCTTTGTGACTACTTGCAACAAGCAAATAAGCTTGATGCTGAAATTGCTTATTTGCAAGCCAATGCAGCCGTCACTATTGTTTTTAGCGCCGGCTCTGATGCTTTAGATTATGATAAAAAAGACTTAGCCCAATTAGCACAACGAACAATTAAACAACTGAGGTTTATTGCTCGTGGTGCATTTGAGTTTAGTGGTCGTAATGAAAATCGCAACGAAGTACGCAGTAATAAAACTAAAGGCGTGACAAAATAA